One Ahaetulla prasina isolate Xishuangbanna chromosome 1, ASM2864084v1, whole genome shotgun sequence DNA window includes the following coding sequences:
- the CNST gene encoding consortin isoform X1 has translation MDDRESPTNDLHLNLEDELHTDINEKGIKTCLASSPDENENQCNSRKHNTRKNSHNAIGRVEQDSINNNEDSGDSTSCFQEDESNRPCKSLKSDMPQKLGPEKKNPRKTNSPSRKVKDKADFTAVSYVQGADGNKTNSNHPLKEPAQTLQFLFSLLQGESKQMDSNVLPLFLHQIAETYFQDGEYEKAMKFIRLEQLYHKQLLANLSSLQQQWETKWKATECSEVPNLKNSFKELNNEELDKLAEFCTSHQEPLASRSKLINKEISFRCERFISLMASEDLKEQITSIWDSDTQSRPSIEAKKKNHHRERERDESFQSESCCLIQEKERLQLSARKHHLKEELCCTELTLNQPFVLSTETLDTPFSQCLSLRDAGENDSLQRRKEQFSQDGAKIEAAAEKPAATCFSEPMVGALVWTDADYIPPDLRATNENIPSERNLLRTKSCSSSVVIASSQLESNLVNQQQPDYENNRKSVQNQPSDISGNVQFDTEMSKQPRVVYEWMQEETTVLEEKGESEESEGFFEQILNGTIKVREGALKFLEAQENSEILPHIPLEQALYSSSEDYSPDESFSSLDELAKRIQIAETVPAEGLVSILKKRDDSEEKTLAQIQLRQSKRRVRFQEMEDSLEQEDVGAGSCILLILLCIATVFLSIGGTALYCTLGNTESAVCTDFAANVDFYHSQIQKGIEELKHWIIL, from the exons ATGGATGATAGGGAATCTCCTACAAATGATCTTCATTTAAATTTAGAAGATGAACTTCATACTGACATAAATGAAAAAGGGATCAAAACTTGCTTGGCTTCTTCTCCAGATGAAAATGAAAATCAATGTAACAGTAGGAAGCATAATACTCGGAAAAATTCTCATAATGCAATAGGAAGAGTTGAGCAGGACAGCATTAATAATAACGAGGACAGTGGAGACTCTACATCCTGCTTCCAAGAAGATGAAAGCAATAGGCCATGTAAGAGTTTGAAATCAGATATGCCACAGAAGCTTGGTCCTGAAAAAAAgaatccaagaaaaacaaacagtcCTAGCAGGAAAG TCAAGGACAAAGCTGACTTTACAGCAGTATCTTATGTGCAAGGGGCAGATGGAAATAAGACAAATTCAAACCATCCTCTGAAAGAACCAGCTCAAACTTTACaattcctcttctctcttcttcaagGAGAATCTAAGCAAATGGATTCAAACGTGCTTCCCCTGTTCCTGCACCAG aTTGCTGAAACTTATTTTCAGGATGGAGaat atgaGAAAGCAATGAAGTTCATTCGGCTTGAACAGTTGTATCACAAGCAATTACTTGCAAATCTCTCTTCCCTTCAGCAGCAGTGGG AAACAAAATGGAAAGCAACAGAGTGCAGTGAGGTTCCAAATCTAAAGAATTCTTTTAAAGAACTGAATAATGAAGAGCTAGACAAACTTGCTGAATTTTGCACATCTCATCAAGA gccacttgcctccagaagcaag ctcataaataaagaaatatcctTCAGATGTGAACGCTTCATAAGTTTAATGGCATCTGAAGATTTAAAAGAACAAATTACTTCTATATGGGATTCAG ATACTCAGAGCCGGCCAAGTAttgaagcaaagaaaaagaaccatcacagagaaagagagagggatgaAAGTTTCCAGTCTGAAAGCTGTTGTCTGATTCAGGAAAAAGAAAGACTTCAGCTATCTGCACGGAAACATCATCTCAAGGAGGAGCTCTGCTGTACTGAACTTACACTGAATCAGCCATTTGTTTTATCCACAGAGACCCTGGACACGCCTTTCTCTCAGTGTTTATCTTTGAGGGATGCTGGTGAAAATGACAGCCTGCAGCGAAGGAAAGAACAGTTCTCTCAGGATGGAGCAAAAATAGAAGCAGCAGCTGAGAAGCCTGCAGCAACGTGTTTTAGTGAACCAATGGTAGGTGCATTAGTTTGGACAGATGCTGATTATATACCTCCTGACCTTAGAGCCACAAATGAAAATATTCCATCCGAAAGAAACTTACTGAGGACAAAAAGCTGTTCTAGCTCTGTGGTGATTGCCAGCAGCCAGTTGGAAAGCAACCTAGTAAATCAGCAACAGCCTGATTATGAAAATAACAGAAAATCTGTGCAAAACCAACCATCAGACATTAGTGGGAATGTACAGTTTGACACTGAGATGTCCAAACAGCCTAGAGTTGTATATGAATGGATGCAGGAAGAAacaacagtactggaagaaaaaggtgaaagTGAGGAATCAGAAGGCTTCTTTGAACAGATTTTAAATGGTACCATAAAAGTTAGAGAGGGGGCTCTTAAATTTCTAGAAGCCCAAGAGAACTCTGAAATTCTTCCACATATTCCACTTGAACAAGCACTTTATTCTTCATCGGAAGATTATTCACCAGATGAAAGCTTTTCTTCACTTGATGAGCTAGCAAAACGAATACAGATTGCAGAG ACTGTACCTGCGGAAGGGCTTGTGTCTATATTGAAAAAAAGAGACGACAGTGAAGAAAAAACATTGGCTCAAATCCAGCTGAGACAGTCAAAAAGAAGAGTGAGATTCCAAGAAATGGAAGACTCATTAGAACAAG AGGACGTTGGAGCTGGCTCCTGCATTTTGCTGATCTTACTGTGCATAGCAACTGTCTTCCTTAGTATTGGAGGAACGGCATTATACTGTACACTTGGCAACACAGAATCTGCCGTCTGTACTGACTTTGCTGCCAATGTGGATTTTTACCACAGCCAGATACAAAAGGGCATAGAAGAACTTAAACACTggataattttataa
- the CNST gene encoding consortin isoform X2, with protein MDDRESPTNDLHLNLEDELHTDINEKGIKTCLASSPDENENQCNSRKHNTRKNSHNAIGRVEQDSINNNEDSGDSTSCFQEDESNRPCKSLKSDMPQKLGPEKKNPRKTNSPSRKVKDKADFTAVSYVQGADGNKTNSNHPLKEPAQTLQFLFSLLQGESKQMDSNVLPLFLHQIAETYFQDGEYEKAMKFIRLEQLYHKQLLANLSSLQQQWETKWKATECSEVPNLKNSFKELNNEELDKLAEFCTSHQEPLASRSKLINKEISFRCERFISLMASEDLKEQITSIWDSETLDTPFSQCLSLRDAGENDSLQRRKEQFSQDGAKIEAAAEKPAATCFSEPMVGALVWTDADYIPPDLRATNENIPSERNLLRTKSCSSSVVIASSQLESNLVNQQQPDYENNRKSVQNQPSDISGNVQFDTEMSKQPRVVYEWMQEETTVLEEKGESEESEGFFEQILNGTIKVREGALKFLEAQENSEILPHIPLEQALYSSSEDYSPDESFSSLDELAKRIQIAETVPAEGLVSILKKRDDSEEKTLAQIQLRQSKRRVRFQEMEDSLEQEDVGAGSCILLILLCIATVFLSIGGTALYCTLGNTESAVCTDFAANVDFYHSQIQKGIEELKHWIIL; from the exons ATGGATGATAGGGAATCTCCTACAAATGATCTTCATTTAAATTTAGAAGATGAACTTCATACTGACATAAATGAAAAAGGGATCAAAACTTGCTTGGCTTCTTCTCCAGATGAAAATGAAAATCAATGTAACAGTAGGAAGCATAATACTCGGAAAAATTCTCATAATGCAATAGGAAGAGTTGAGCAGGACAGCATTAATAATAACGAGGACAGTGGAGACTCTACATCCTGCTTCCAAGAAGATGAAAGCAATAGGCCATGTAAGAGTTTGAAATCAGATATGCCACAGAAGCTTGGTCCTGAAAAAAAgaatccaagaaaaacaaacagtcCTAGCAGGAAAG TCAAGGACAAAGCTGACTTTACAGCAGTATCTTATGTGCAAGGGGCAGATGGAAATAAGACAAATTCAAACCATCCTCTGAAAGAACCAGCTCAAACTTTACaattcctcttctctcttcttcaagGAGAATCTAAGCAAATGGATTCAAACGTGCTTCCCCTGTTCCTGCACCAG aTTGCTGAAACTTATTTTCAGGATGGAGaat atgaGAAAGCAATGAAGTTCATTCGGCTTGAACAGTTGTATCACAAGCAATTACTTGCAAATCTCTCTTCCCTTCAGCAGCAGTGGG AAACAAAATGGAAAGCAACAGAGTGCAGTGAGGTTCCAAATCTAAAGAATTCTTTTAAAGAACTGAATAATGAAGAGCTAGACAAACTTGCTGAATTTTGCACATCTCATCAAGA gccacttgcctccagaagcaag ctcataaataaagaaatatcctTCAGATGTGAACGCTTCATAAGTTTAATGGCATCTGAAGATTTAAAAGAACAAATTACTTCTATATGGGATTCAG AGACCCTGGACACGCCTTTCTCTCAGTGTTTATCTTTGAGGGATGCTGGTGAAAATGACAGCCTGCAGCGAAGGAAAGAACAGTTCTCTCAGGATGGAGCAAAAATAGAAGCAGCAGCTGAGAAGCCTGCAGCAACGTGTTTTAGTGAACCAATGGTAGGTGCATTAGTTTGGACAGATGCTGATTATATACCTCCTGACCTTAGAGCCACAAATGAAAATATTCCATCCGAAAGAAACTTACTGAGGACAAAAAGCTGTTCTAGCTCTGTGGTGATTGCCAGCAGCCAGTTGGAAAGCAACCTAGTAAATCAGCAACAGCCTGATTATGAAAATAACAGAAAATCTGTGCAAAACCAACCATCAGACATTAGTGGGAATGTACAGTTTGACACTGAGATGTCCAAACAGCCTAGAGTTGTATATGAATGGATGCAGGAAGAAacaacagtactggaagaaaaaggtgaaagTGAGGAATCAGAAGGCTTCTTTGAACAGATTTTAAATGGTACCATAAAAGTTAGAGAGGGGGCTCTTAAATTTCTAGAAGCCCAAGAGAACTCTGAAATTCTTCCACATATTCCACTTGAACAAGCACTTTATTCTTCATCGGAAGATTATTCACCAGATGAAAGCTTTTCTTCACTTGATGAGCTAGCAAAACGAATACAGATTGCAGAG ACTGTACCTGCGGAAGGGCTTGTGTCTATATTGAAAAAAAGAGACGACAGTGAAGAAAAAACATTGGCTCAAATCCAGCTGAGACAGTCAAAAAGAAGAGTGAGATTCCAAGAAATGGAAGACTCATTAGAACAAG AGGACGTTGGAGCTGGCTCCTGCATTTTGCTGATCTTACTGTGCATAGCAACTGTCTTCCTTAGTATTGGAGGAACGGCATTATACTGTACACTTGGCAACACAGAATCTGCCGTCTGTACTGACTTTGCTGCCAATGTGGATTTTTACCACAGCCAGATACAAAAGGGCATAGAAGAACTTAAACACTggataattttataa